A portion of the Deltaproteobacteria bacterium genome contains these proteins:
- a CDS encoding carbohydrate kinase family protein, with translation MHVIVSGSLAYDRIMDFPGYFSEHILPEKIHVLNVCFQVKGMKEKFGGTAGNIAYALTLMGEKPGISATIGHDYQRYFEWLAKKGISTENIKIIEDEFTASAYITTDRADNQITGFNPGAMKYPSSLDFDKLNPKETMVIISPGNLEDMVNYPRVCKARGIDYIFDPGQSLPMLDAKELVKAIEGCRILISNDYEMDLIMSKTGLNQEALLRRARTIIVTLGDLGSKVFTPDCEISIPTVKPKAVEDPTGAGDAYRGGLVSGLVRGKDIEQSARMGSVCASFAVECYGTQEYRFSPKEFNERFNECY, from the coding sequence ATGCATGTCATTGTTTCCGGGTCACTGGCATACGACCGGATTATGGATTTCCCGGGATACTTCTCGGAGCATATCCTCCCCGAGAAAATACATGTTTTGAACGTCTGCTTCCAGGTGAAGGGCATGAAGGAGAAATTCGGCGGCACGGCAGGCAATATTGCCTACGCGCTCACCCTGATGGGCGAGAAGCCTGGAATCTCCGCTACTATCGGACATGATTATCAGCGGTACTTCGAATGGCTGGCGAAGAAGGGGATCTCTACCGAAAACATCAAAATCATAGAGGATGAATTCACTGCCAGTGCCTATATAACCACCGACCGGGCTGATAACCAGATCACCGGGTTCAACCCGGGAGCCATGAAATATCCTTCCTCTCTGGATTTCGACAAACTCAATCCAAAGGAGACCATGGTTATCATCTCTCCCGGTAATCTTGAGGACATGGTGAACTACCCACGCGTCTGTAAGGCCAGGGGGATCGACTATATCTTCGACCCTGGGCAATCGCTGCCCATGTTGGATGCGAAAGAACTGGTTAAGGCCATAGAAGGGTGCCGGATTCTGATCTCCAATGATTATGAGATGGATCTGATCATGAGCAAGACCGGGCTAAACCAAGAAGCCTTGCTTAGGCGGGCCAGGACGATCATTGTCACCCTGGGAGATCTGGGTTCAAAGGTCTTCACACCGGATTGTGAAATAAGTATTCCTACTGTGAAGCCCAAGGCGGTAGAGGACCCGACAGGCGCCGGAGATGCTTACAGGGGCGGGCTGGTCAGCGGTCTGGTCCGGGGCAAGGATATCGAACAGTCTGCCAGGATGGGCAGTGTATGCGCTTCCTTTGCTGTAGAGTGCTACGGCACTCAAGA